AATCGACAACTCACGTTTAAATTCGACAAAGCCTTCTAAGATAGCTTCGCGTTCGCCAATTGATGACCAGGCCTGTTCAATTTGATCTGTCTGTGTAATTACAAACTGACCTTTGCCATCATAGCCTTCGGTGCTGGTTTTAAGGATAGCGGGTAAGCCAACCATATCCACGGCTTGATGGAGTTCAGTTAGGTCGCTGACGAGTGTGTAGGGTGCGCAGGGAATGTTTAGCTCGGTGAATAAACTTTTTTCACGGCCACGGTGTTGCGAGTAATAAAGAGAAGTGGCGCTGGGATATACCGGAGTGGTTTGGCTGATTTTTTCAACCAGCTCAACAGACGTGTTTTCACTTTCATAAGTAATAACATCAGCAAAATCGATCAATTGACTCAGGCTATGCGCTTCGTCGGATTGAACGTGCATGTGACCCAGCATAGCAGCGGGTTCGTCGTGGTTTAAGCCGTAAAAGCCAAATTTGTGCCCGAGCGGATAACCAGCGATAGCCAGCATGCGACCCAACTGGCCCGCGCCTAAAATCCCTACTCGACGGCTAAACGGTGTCATAAATCCAATCCCTAGCAATAATTTAATACAGGTATTTTACCCTGAATCAAGCCTATTTGTGATTCGACTTATTCAGCGTGGCGTGGATCGGAGTTGGCCAGCACATCCTCGGTTTGAGCTTGACGCCAAGCACGCACCGCGTTGCGAATCTCAGGGCGTTGTGTACCAACGATTTGTGCCGCCAGAATGCCAGCATTTTTGGCACCAGCTTCGCCAATTGCTAAGGTGCCGACTGGAATACCGCCGGGCATTTGAACGATCGATAATAACGAGTCTTGACCGTTTAAGGCTTTGGATTTAATAGGCACGCCTAGTACCGGAACAAGGGTTTTTGCTGCGACCATGCCAGGTAAATGTGCGGCACCGCCCGCGCCAGCAATAATAACTTCTAAGCCACGAGATTCGGCTTGCGCGGCGTATTCAAACATTAAATCTGGAGTGCGGTGTGCTGACACGACTTTGACTTCGTGCGGAACATTGAACAATGTCAGCATATCGACGGCGTGTTGCATCGTCGGCCAATCGGTTTTGGAACCCATAATGACGCCCACTAATGGCTGGTTTGATGCTGGCATAGTTTTGCCCTCTCAGATTTGAAAAAACCGTGAATTATACCTCAGGGTTCTGAACTGTCAAGTAA
The Thiomicrospira pelophila DSM 1534 genome window above contains:
- a CDS encoding 5-(carboxyamino)imidazole ribonucleotide synthase → MTPFSRRVGILGAGQLGRMLAIAGYPLGHKFGFYGLNHDEPAAMLGHMHVQSDEAHSLSQLIDFADVITYESENTSVELVEKISQTTPVYPSATSLYYSQHRGREKSLFTELNIPCAPYTLVSDLTELHQAVDMVGLPAILKTSTEGYDGKGQFVITQTDQIEQAWSSIGEREAILEGFVEFKRELSIIAVRNADNQQVYYPLVENQHHDGILRLTIAPARQISPAIQQQAEDYMQALLNKMDHVGVLTLELFETETGLVVNEMAPRVHNSGHWTMDGAQTSQFENHIRAITNLPLGATTPRQSFAAMVNIIGQHGDIKTVLNMPNAFLHLYDKAERPGRKLGHINVVANTQAELQTRLDQLKAWMP
- the purE gene encoding 5-(carboxyamino)imidazole ribonucleotide mutase, whose amino-acid sequence is MPASNQPLVGVIMGSKTDWPTMQHAVDMLTLFNVPHEVKVVSAHRTPDLMFEYAAQAESRGLEVIIAGAGGAAHLPGMVAAKTLVPVLGVPIKSKALNGQDSLLSIVQMPGGIPVGTLAIGEAGAKNAGILAAQIVGTQRPEIRNAVRAWRQAQTEDVLANSDPRHAE